The Zalophus californianus isolate mZalCal1 chromosome X, mZalCal1.pri.v2, whole genome shotgun sequence genome window below encodes:
- the ASB12 gene encoding ankyrin repeat and SOCS box protein 12 — translation MKIVLLRSIKMNLMDITKIFSLLQPNKGEEDTDIGEKQALNQAVYDNDSYTLEQLLCQERYKCFINSRSGWGVPGTPLRLAASYGHLRCLQVLLAHGADVDSLDVKAQTPLFTAVSHGHLDCVHVLLEAGACPGGSIYNNCSPVLTAARDGAAAILQELLGHGAEVNVKAKLPVWASNIASCSGPLYLAAVYGHLDCFRLLLLHGADPNYNCTDQRLLARVPQPHTLLEICLHHNCEPEYIQLLIDFGANIYLPSLSLDLNLQDDKGTALLLQARATPRSLLSQARLVIRRALHQASQPQAVDQLDIPPVLISYLKHQL, via the exons ATGAAAATAGTTCTGCTCCGATCAATCAAGATGAACCTCATGGACATCACCAAGATTTTCTCCCTCCTGCAGCCCAACAAGGGGGAGGAGGACACCGACataggggagaagcaggctctcaatcAAGCAGTGTATGACAATGACTCCTATACCTTGGAACAGCTTTTGTGCCAGGAGCGTTATAAATGTTTCATCAACAGTAGAAGTGGCTGGGGTGTTCCTGGGACACCCTTGCGCTTGGCTGCTTCTTATGGCCACCTCAGGTGTTTGCAGGTCCTCCTGGCACATGGTGCTGATGTTGACAGTTTGGATGTCAAGGCACAGACGCCACTTTTCACTGCTGTCAGCCATGGCCATCTGGACTGCGTGCATGTGCTTTTGGAAGCTGGTGCCTGTCCTGGTGGTAGCATCTACAACAACTGTTCTCCCGTACTCACAGCTGCCCGTGATGGTGCTGCTGCCATCCTTCAGGAACTCCTGGGCCATGGTGCAGAGGTCAATGTCAAGGCTAAACTACCAGTCTGGGCATCAAACATAGCTTCATGTTCTGGCCCTCTCTATTTGGCTGCAGTCTATGGGCACCTTGACTGTTTTCGCCTGCTTTTGCTCCATGGGGCAGACCCCAACTACAACTGTACTGACCAACGCCTATTGGCTCGTGTCCCACAGCCCCACACCCTCCTCGAAATCTGCCTCCATCATAACTGTGAACCAGAGTACATCCAGCTGTTAATTGATTTTGGTGCTAACATCTaccttccatctctctccctggACCTGAACTTGCAAGATGATAAAGGCACTGCATTGCTACTACAAGCCCGAG CTACTCCACGGTCACTACTATCACAGGCCCGTTTAGTTATCCGCAGAGCTCTGCACCAGGCCAGCCAACCACAAGCCGTCGACCAGCTGGATATTCCCCCTGTGTTGATTAGCTACCTCAAACACCAACTGTAA